GTGGTGCTGGAGATCCTCCCCGGGGCGCAACAGGGGGCGTTCAGCAAAGAAGATGGTGAGCAAGTGGTGGATGAAGCAGGCCAGCGGCTGAAGTAAGCCGGGCAGGCAGCGCCGCCCGGCTGGGTAACCCGTGTCGGCGTTACATGGTCGAGAAGACGTTCATGATAACGCCGCCGGAGATAATCAGCGCCATGGCGATAATTGCCGCCAGATCCGGCTTCTGCTTATAGAGGATCATCGAGCAGATAGTCACCCCCACAATACCGAAACCGCACCATAACGAGTAGGCCACGCCAACCGGGATGGTGCTCATTGCACGGGTAAGGGCGAAGTAGCACAGGCCATAGGCGCACACCACCAGCACCGAAGGGGCCAGTTTGCTAAAGCCGTTGGTCTTTTTGATCATTGACGTGCCGGTGATTTCGGAGCCGATAGACAGCGCCAGCCATACAAATCCGAGATTAAGCATAAAGGTATCCTTTCCTGTTAGTTGGCGATTTCTTTGTTCATGGCAGCGACAGGTGCCTCGGGGGCGGCCTCTTCGCTCTCTTCAGAACCCATTTTTGAGAACAGATTCATAATCACGATACCGCTGGCGATAACCGCCATGCCGATAATTGCTGCGGTATCCGGGTGCTGGCCGTAAAACGCCATCCCGAGTGTCGACACCACCAGAATGCCGGTGCCGGACCAGGTGGCGTAGGCCAGGCCTACGGGGATATCTTTTACCGCCCGGGAGAGCGAGTAATAACAGGTGCAGTAGAGCGCCACCAGCAGCGCAAGCAGCATCATTTTGGTGCTGCCTTCACTGCTGCCGAACATTTTTAGTGTCGACGTGGCCGAGGTCTCCGAGAGGATAACCAGCAGCATCCATAACCAGCATTTTGTTTTAGAAGACATATTTAAGCTCCAGGGTCAGTGTAGGATAAGGTCACAGCTTTCTGTTTTTTAAAAAATCCATTGCCGCGTCGGTCAGCCGGGCGTGCGGTGCCGTTGCAAGGGCCGGGTTATTCACCAGATCCGTCACGGTGAGATAACCGCGCGGCTCGTGACTTGCGACCCCGGCCGTGGCCGGGTCTGCCAGCCTGGCGAGCAGCGCATTCATGGTGCAGAGCTCCACGCCCGCCGCTTCCAGACGCGCCAGCATATTTTGCAGGTGCCCGGCGT
This Shimwellia blattae DSM 4481 = NBRC 105725 DNA region includes the following protein-coding sequences:
- a CDS encoding DMT family transporter → MSSKTKCWLWMLLVILSETSATSTLKMFGSSEGSTKMMLLALLVALYCTCYYSLSRAVKDIPVGLAYATWSGTGILVVSTLGMAFYGQHPDTAAIIGMAVIASGIVIMNLFSKMGSEESEEAAPEAPVAAMNKEIAN
- a CDS encoding DMT family transporter, coding for MLNLGFVWLALSIGSEITGTSMIKKTNGFSKLAPSVLVVCAYGLCYFALTRAMSTIPVGVAYSLWCGFGIVGVTICSMILYKQKPDLAAIIAMALIISGGVIMNVFSTM